A genomic region of Magnolia sinica isolate HGM2019 chromosome 6, MsV1, whole genome shotgun sequence contains the following coding sequences:
- the LOC131248721 gene encoding WAT1-related protein At3g30340-like: MADCKCTEWRPAFAMVAVQVAFAIVNILLKKVLDQGLNHLVLVTYRQTVATVFIAPIALFKERKTRPKLTTRIFSLLFVSSMLGATLTQYFFLIGMDYTSATFACAFINLVPVVTFIMALPFGLETANVKNKAGRAKVFGAVVCVGSAMLLTFYKGVALTNTSHSPAISNVSQHNRVTHEKKEEKWTIGSMALIGGCLCWSTWFLLQAKISNIYPSPYSSTTIISSLSALQSVILGLAIHRDISLWTLNGTLMILTVVYAGIVGSGLCYVVMSWCVEKRGPVFTAAFGPLVQIIVAIIDFSVLHEQLHLGSVLGSLLVIIGLYILLWGKSMEGKNYVAKQVEMINYGGGESAA; the protein is encoded by the exons ATGGCTGACTGCAAGTGTACTGAATGGAGGCCTGCGTTtgcaatggtagccgttcaagtGGCCTTCGCTATTGTGAATATACTTCTCAAGAAAGTCCTTGATCAGGGCCTCAACCATCTAGTTCTGGTCACCTACCGCCAGACAGTTGCGACTGTTTTCATAGCTCCCATTGCCTTGTTTAAGGAAAG GAAGACTCGACCCAAGTTGACAACTCGCATTTTCAGCCTTCTTTTCGTCAGTTCTATGCTCGG GGCCACACTCACACAGTATTTCTTCCTCATCGGAATGGATTACACGTCCGcaacatttgcatgtgccttcaTCAACTTGGTGCCGGTGGTTACATTTATAATGGCTCTGCCGTTCGG CTTAGAGACCGCAAATGTGAAGAACAAAGCAGGTAGAGCCAAGGTGTTCGGTGCAGTGGTGTGTGTTGGCAGTGCCATGTTGTTAACCTTCTACAAAGGAGTGGCGCTGACTAACACATCGCACTCTCCAGCTATATCCAACGTAAGCCAACACAATCGGGTCACTCAtgagaaaaaggaggagaaatggACAATCGGATCAATGGCTCTGATCGGAGGCTGCCTCTGCTGGTCGACATGGTTCCTCCTTCAAGCAAAGATCAGCAACATTTACCCATCGCCTTATTCAAGCACCACCATCATCTCATCATTGAGTGCTCTTCAATCCGTGATCCTGGGCTTGGCCATACATAGAGACATCTCCTTGTGGACCTTGAATGGGACATTGATGATCTTAACCGTTGTATATGCT GGAATTGTGGGCTCGGGCTTGTGCTATGTTGTAATGTCATGGTGTGTCGAAAAAAGAGGTCCCGTCTTCACTGCTGCGTTCGGCCCCCTCGTCCAGATAATCGTGGCTATCATTGATTTCTCTGTGCTACATGAACAGCTACACCTGGGAAG TGTTTTGGGATCTCTCCTTGTAATCATCGGGCTTTACATTCTCCTGTGGGGTAAGAGCATGGAGGGAAAAAATTATGTGGCCAAACAGGTCGAAATGATCAACTATGGTGGAGGCGAGTCGGCAGCGTGA